A region from the Hypomesus transpacificus isolate Combined female chromosome 11, fHypTra1, whole genome shotgun sequence genome encodes:
- the prr18 gene encoding proline-rich protein 18, which produces MPFPPIKLHSRISSPGRDLFRRKKDNLVPSHSIFSNKSGEEIESAKEKMSMSWSSANLRNLGRKPQQPKTKLPAQKPASVPHTEVKSSWLSLPKPRDSCNSVTRSSSMESTTHRGSKQSSRSSLGKDEGEGEIQFSLSLTPEAILVIQKRNLEKQMMAKQQKCCASADFRHRRVFPSKKAQGGSKSSAPVVKLEGSEDITTIVKISLLNDQYKYDDVEYEEEDGDVDETVLRKCREWLKGVESAAAFGKVDKLASLPHLKGC; this is translated from the coding sequence ATGCCTTTCCCTCCTATAAAACTCCACTCCAGGATCTCCTCTCCTGGAAGGGACCTGTTCCGGAGGAAGAAAGACAATTTAGTGCCTTCCCACTCTATCTTTTCCAACAAATCGGGAGAAGAGATTGAATCGGCTAAAGAAAAGATGTCTATGTCTTGGTCATCTGCCAACTTGAGGAACTTGGGGAGAAAACCTCAACAACCGAAAACTAAACTCCCCGCGCAGAAGCCGGCCAGCGTACCACACACCGAGGTCAAAAGCTCGTGGCTGAGTTTACCCAAACCCCGGGACTCCTGCAACAGTGTGACGCGTTCGAGCTCCATGGAGTCCACCACACACCGTGGAAGCAAGCAGTCCTCGCGGAGCTCCCTGGGGAAAgatgaaggagaaggggagattCAGTTTTCTCTGAGTCTCACACCCGAAGCCATTCTTGTTATTCAGAAGCGTAATTTAGAAAAGCAAATGATGGCCAAACAGCAGAAGTGCTGTGCGTCGGCGGACTTCCGGCACAGGAGAGTGTTCCCATCTAAAAAGGCGCAGGGGGGCTCTAAGAGCAGCGCTCCTGTCGTCAAACTGGAGGGCTCGGAGGATATCACCACCATCGTCAAAATCTCTCTGCTGAACGATCAGTACAAGTACGACGACGTGGAGTACGAGGAGGAAGACGGGGACGTGGACGAGACTGTCCTGAGGAAATGCAGAGAGTGGCTGAAAGGAGTGGAGAGTGCTGCCGCTTTCGGGAAAGTTGACAAACTTGCCTCTCTCCCGCACCTTAAAGGCTGTTGA